One Salvelinus fontinalis isolate EN_2023a chromosome 27, ASM2944872v1, whole genome shotgun sequence genomic region harbors:
- the LOC129825475 gene encoding nascent polypeptide-associated complex subunit alpha, muscle-specific form-like isoform X2 produces the protein MREVLGDTVPESVLTQVALQCAFDPERALETILSDESTGAPPRYAKTHQDAPLPQGANKEGPLPQGANKEGPLPQGANKEGPLPQGVNKEMAAVPRSNQEASAIPPPKKGACLSNSDTVLTPAIRPSADPLNLSCHDTHNLSTSTLNFAAGSARPSATVAEAGSSSSLAQLMSEHDQKSQRAGLPSLSSSPLAALSGLSLGTLALLNSNSAPMATSPPGHLASSLGSLSLGNPKLTAPGANMASPSFGSLSSVLQSSRPMEIGSGGGAKGADPKGSPSLAELIQEHSNSSPTLYRTLPGLHGNSSIPIAHSTTQTPAGPAPTLTRSLSQLQQSPGLLNTHCFPQTKITTTPEPHVLSLSLMASRRQPVSTVPAADPDRQQAEVEPPPVRLGKLSQLASQHHTRRSSDTPPSLSLAALLSPGKSQPRSIQEGGVRDKPRPLLSHTPLSLHPPRGDQSIDLSVLMAQSSHGGALFARRHDKGLSSPSAVAVRSDHHRQRSSVFARPSVFALTLSVRAPSRGKRRRRMMMMKAVGDLRLEVRGGGHPAFLYGTQTQLVKAKEQMPLLPITPFTFDTPSPDDVVRANQKKAFTRE, from the exons ATGCGTGAGGTGCTGGGTGACACAGTGCCAGAGTCTGTCCTTACCCAGGTTGCCTTGCAGTGCGCCTTCGACCCCGAGAGAGCCCTGGAAACCATCCTATCAGACGAGAGCACCGGTGCCCCGCCCCGGTATGCTAAGACCCATCAGGACGCACCACTGCCCCAGGGAGCCAATAAGGAAGGACCACTGCCCCAGGGAGCCAATAAGGAAGGACCACTGCCCCAGGGAGCCAATAAGGAAGGACCACTGCCCCAGGGAGTCAATAAGGAGATGGCAGCGGTACCAAGATCCAATCAGGAGGCATCAGCCATCCCACCACCAAAGAAAG GAGCCTGCCTATCCAACTCTGACACTGTACTCACACCAGCTATACGTCCATCTGCCGATCCCCTGAACCTTAGCTGTCATGACACTCACAACCTCTCCACTTCGACTCTGAATTTCGCGGCGGGTTCCGCAAGGCCCTCGGCGACTGTTGCCGAGGCGGGGAGCAGCAGCAGCCTGGCCCAGTTGATGTCTGAGCATGATCAGAAGAGTCAGAGGGCGGGACTCCCCTCGCTGTCCTCATCTCCACTGGCTGCTCTTTCTGGCCTCTCATTGGGCACTCTAGCGTTGTTAAACTCCAACTCCGCCCCCATGGCTACGAGTCCCCCCGGCCACCTTGCCTCCTCTTTGGGTAGCTTGTCCTTAGGCAACCCCAAACTGACAGCTCCGGGCGCCAATATGGCCTCTCCCTCTTTCGGTAGCCTGAGCTCCGTCCTCCAGAGCAGCCGACCAATGGAGATAGGGTCTGGGGGAGGGGCTAAGGGTGCGGATCCAAAAGGAAGCCCGTCATTGGCTGAGCTGATCCAGGAACATTCCAACAGCAGCCCCACCCTCTACAGAACACTCCCCGGTCTCCACGGGAACAGCTCAATCCCCATTGCCCATTCCACAACTCAGACCCCCGCCGGACCAGCGCCAACTCTCACACGCTCCCTGTCCCAGCTCCAACAATCTCCAGGACTTCTGAACACACACTGTTTCCCCCAGACCAAGATCACGACAACACCAGAACCTcacgtcctctctctgtctctgatggCCTCTCGCCGTCAGCCAGTAAGCACGGTGCCAGCAGCGGACCCAGACCGACAGCAAGCTGAGGTAGAACCACCTCCAGTCCGACTGGGGAAGCTCTCTCAACTAGCCTCTCAGCACCACACCAGAAGATCCTCCGACACCCCACCATCACTCTCCCTCGCCGCACTCCTGTCACCGGGGAAATCACAGCCAAGAAGTATCCAAGAGGGTGGAGTCAGAGACAAACCCCGCCCCCTTTTGTCACACACTCCCCTGAGTCTCCACCCACCGCGGGGTGATCAGAGTATTGATCTAAGCGTGCTCATGGCCCAGTCGTCACACGGTGGAGCGTTGTTCGCGCGTCGCCACGACAAAGGCCTCTCCTCGCCGTCCGCGGTCGCCGTGCGGTCAGACCACCACCGCCAACGTTCCTCTGTGTTCGCTCGACCGTCCGTCTTCGCCCTGACCCTGTCGGTGCGTGCGCCCAGccgagggaagaggaggaggaggatgatgatgatgaaggctGTGGGAGAtctgaggttagaggtcagaggagGTGGTCACCCGGCGTTTCTGTACGGAACACAGACCCAGCTGGTCAAAGCTAAAGAACAGATGCCCCTCTTACCCATAACCCCTTTCACCTTCGACACGCCCTCCCCCGACGACGTCGTACGAGCCAATCAGAAGAAGGCATTCACCCGCGAGTAA
- the LOC129825475 gene encoding nascent polypeptide-associated complex subunit alpha, muscle-specific form-like isoform X1, whose protein sequence is MSRHRNVRGCNYDEGKLFSRLNQMREVLGDTVPESVLTQVALQCAFDPERALETILSDESTGAPPRYAKTHQDAPLPQGANKEGPLPQGANKEGPLPQGANKEGPLPQGVNKEMAAVPRSNQEASAIPPPKKGACLSNSDTVLTPAIRPSADPLNLSCHDTHNLSTSTLNFAAGSARPSATVAEAGSSSSLAQLMSEHDQKSQRAGLPSLSSSPLAALSGLSLGTLALLNSNSAPMATSPPGHLASSLGSLSLGNPKLTAPGANMASPSFGSLSSVLQSSRPMEIGSGGGAKGADPKGSPSLAELIQEHSNSSPTLYRTLPGLHGNSSIPIAHSTTQTPAGPAPTLTRSLSQLQQSPGLLNTHCFPQTKITTTPEPHVLSLSLMASRRQPVSTVPAADPDRQQAEVEPPPVRLGKLSQLASQHHTRRSSDTPPSLSLAALLSPGKSQPRSIQEGGVRDKPRPLLSHTPLSLHPPRGDQSIDLSVLMAQSSHGGALFARRHDKGLSSPSAVAVRSDHHRQRSSVFARPSVFALTLSVRAPSRGKRRRRMMMMKAVGDLRLEVRGGGHPAFLYGTQTQLVKAKEQMPLLPITPFTFDTPSPDDVVRANQKKAFTRE, encoded by the exons gCAAGCTGTTCTCTCGTCTGAACCAGATGCGTGAGGTGCTGGGTGACACAGTGCCAGAGTCTGTCCTTACCCAGGTTGCCTTGCAGTGCGCCTTCGACCCCGAGAGAGCCCTGGAAACCATCCTATCAGACGAGAGCACCGGTGCCCCGCCCCGGTATGCTAAGACCCATCAGGACGCACCACTGCCCCAGGGAGCCAATAAGGAAGGACCACTGCCCCAGGGAGCCAATAAGGAAGGACCACTGCCCCAGGGAGCCAATAAGGAAGGACCACTGCCCCAGGGAGTCAATAAGGAGATGGCAGCGGTACCAAGATCCAATCAGGAGGCATCAGCCATCCCACCACCAAAGAAAG GAGCCTGCCTATCCAACTCTGACACTGTACTCACACCAGCTATACGTCCATCTGCCGATCCCCTGAACCTTAGCTGTCATGACACTCACAACCTCTCCACTTCGACTCTGAATTTCGCGGCGGGTTCCGCAAGGCCCTCGGCGACTGTTGCCGAGGCGGGGAGCAGCAGCAGCCTGGCCCAGTTGATGTCTGAGCATGATCAGAAGAGTCAGAGGGCGGGACTCCCCTCGCTGTCCTCATCTCCACTGGCTGCTCTTTCTGGCCTCTCATTGGGCACTCTAGCGTTGTTAAACTCCAACTCCGCCCCCATGGCTACGAGTCCCCCCGGCCACCTTGCCTCCTCTTTGGGTAGCTTGTCCTTAGGCAACCCCAAACTGACAGCTCCGGGCGCCAATATGGCCTCTCCCTCTTTCGGTAGCCTGAGCTCCGTCCTCCAGAGCAGCCGACCAATGGAGATAGGGTCTGGGGGAGGGGCTAAGGGTGCGGATCCAAAAGGAAGCCCGTCATTGGCTGAGCTGATCCAGGAACATTCCAACAGCAGCCCCACCCTCTACAGAACACTCCCCGGTCTCCACGGGAACAGCTCAATCCCCATTGCCCATTCCACAACTCAGACCCCCGCCGGACCAGCGCCAACTCTCACACGCTCCCTGTCCCAGCTCCAACAATCTCCAGGACTTCTGAACACACACTGTTTCCCCCAGACCAAGATCACGACAACACCAGAACCTcacgtcctctctctgtctctgatggCCTCTCGCCGTCAGCCAGTAAGCACGGTGCCAGCAGCGGACCCAGACCGACAGCAAGCTGAGGTAGAACCACCTCCAGTCCGACTGGGGAAGCTCTCTCAACTAGCCTCTCAGCACCACACCAGAAGATCCTCCGACACCCCACCATCACTCTCCCTCGCCGCACTCCTGTCACCGGGGAAATCACAGCCAAGAAGTATCCAAGAGGGTGGAGTCAGAGACAAACCCCGCCCCCTTTTGTCACACACTCCCCTGAGTCTCCACCCACCGCGGGGTGATCAGAGTATTGATCTAAGCGTGCTCATGGCCCAGTCGTCACACGGTGGAGCGTTGTTCGCGCGTCGCCACGACAAAGGCCTCTCCTCGCCGTCCGCGGTCGCCGTGCGGTCAGACCACCACCGCCAACGTTCCTCTGTGTTCGCTCGACCGTCCGTCTTCGCCCTGACCCTGTCGGTGCGTGCGCCCAGccgagggaagaggaggaggaggatgatgatgatgaaggctGTGGGAGAtctgaggttagaggtcagaggagGTGGTCACCCGGCGTTTCTGTACGGAACACAGACCCAGCTGGTCAAAGCTAAAGAACAGATGCCCCTCTTACCCATAACCCCTTTCACCTTCGACACGCCCTCCCCCGACGACGTCGTACGAGCCAATCAGAAGAAGGCATTCACCCGCGAGTAA